TTGTACAAACGATTTATTGCAGATGAGCGTCGTTCTGTAACACACAAGATCAACACACATCAATATAGAAGTAATAAACCttggaaaaattctttgcTTCCAACTTTTATActgtttttccatttcaacGTTTAAAACGACCGATTGTCATTTTATCTAATCTGATCTTTGCAATTTAATTTATGAAAcaggtaatttttaaaatctccTGTTCTTTACCTTTCTTCGTGTAGCCTTGCTCAGTCAGAACCTTCGTCATTTAGATGAATCTTCGccttttaaaatttgttacaaCATTTACCATCACACTGCTGTAAAATGGATTAAAGATGGATTTTCTTCAACTTACCGGATGTGTCGTAACTATAACCGAAGGTTTGTCGACCCTATTCAAGTCGCCAAGAAGAAAATCATTCGCAGCATCGTGAAGAACCGCGTCCTGAACCGGTTGCCTCCACTTTCCAAGATCCTGTCCTAGTTCCTGTTTAGGAAGCCACCTGGAATTGAATCGCACGCCGTTGAACTTGAAAAGTAACAGTAAAATAAGCGACCAACAAATGTGTTCGGAAGATTTGAAGACATGCTCTCACAATTACCTGTGAATTACCGGCGATAGCATATCCCTGTCTACTGATCGTGGATTCCTTGGACCCGTGCACAAAGTCACTAGATTGCCGACAACGATAACCACTATAGCTCCTAGACCGGCTATCAAGTGATAAGATAGTCTGTATAGCGGAAAAACGTCTTCCTCTCTGAAAACAGaagaaatcaatttcatttgttgtcGTTTGCGTCCGACTTCTACGTGATCGGGATTTGCAAAAGAAGGTTTACCGTTCAGCTTATTACATGCTCGATACTCTGAGAAATGAACAGAAATTTTGCACAGACTACAGGCTTTACATGTACAGCGAAATCAGTTCTGATTGTGAGTCACAGAAAAGAGGTACTCACCCCTGATGTTCGAAtaattcgagaaaattttcggtcaCGTTTGCTGGACACTGCGACAAGTTGACCGGTAGTTTTTTGGGACGAAGCTGACCAGCGCCGGTTGCAGCATTGGCGCCCAGACTGGCCCAAGCTGCGATGGTGAATCCTACAATCGCACCTACAAATGCACCCTGCAGTATTTTATGAGAATGGAGTATACGCTCATCTTAAATCTCATGAATAGTCTTGCTTCGGGGAAAATGTATGCAATGTATTCGCGGACTCACCTTTGAATTTGCCCAAGGAAACAGCATCCCAAGGGTAAATACTCCGAAGGAAGTGCCCGCTGCGATCGCAGCCAGACTTCCAGTTACCTGTGAAGCAATGATTAAGTTGTAGATGTAGCAATGAAAATCACATTAATTGTATAGTCACACAAGTAAGAATAATGAGTTGAGATTATAGATTTACATACCGCGAGGACACCGCCGAGACGTTCGACTAGGAATATGAATCCCAAAGCAGTTATTCCGAGAAGAATAGCAACACTTTTTGCGAATATAGTGGAACACCTATCGCTGGGCTTCTGTCTGAAGCATCCCTTGACGAAATCCTCGAGCAGAACAACCGAAGTGGAATTTATACCCACGGATAAAGTGCTGCGGCATACAATTCAACAGGTATAAGGTACCGCGCACTGCTTTATAgagtgaaaattcaaaacacaATTGATTAGACTTATTACCTCAACGCTGCTCCGAAGATACCGGCGACAAACAATCCTGGAATACCATGGAGATGACCAGCGATTTCCATCACGTAGGCTGGCAGCATTTGATCGTCGGCAAAAACGAGACCTGATGCTCTCGGATCGCATCTTGGTGGCGACCACCAGGCCAACAGTACCAAACCGCACCAACAACAAATTGAGATGAAACTGATGACCCCGCAAGTGAACACGCAAATAGCCCTAAAAAACTATCGCGATGAAGTGatcagaaataaaaagaaagggTGATGTGAAACATGCTTTCAAATACACAACGATGTTCAAATTGTTGGACTACGTAACAACTGGAGAGCACCGTTTATCGTGATTTAGATTCGGTGCAAGTTATCACGGATCCAACCTTTTCGCGACGAGAatcaagaataattttttgaatttacgtcTGTAAGAAAGTTAGCAATCAAACGAACAGATTTTTTCCACAAACACGTCTCCACCACTCACATTTTAGCAGTCTTCATGGTCGGCAGGGTTCGGTACCGCTGAACCATCGTCTGATTTACGGATATGTAAGCCGTGCTGTATAGCCAGGAGCCTATTGATACCGTCCATAATGTGTGTCGCGTATAGGGAGATGGATCGAGGCTGGATATAAAGAGAAACGGAGGGGAAAGcagtgttatttttttttagtctgCGATACCCTTACACGTATTATACCAACTTTAAGAACTCGATCCTCTTCGCTTCGACAGCCCGTTTCCAAACTTCGGACGGTCCTCCGACCTGGTAGGTTCCGAGCAAGGTCACCACTATTACTGCGGCTACCATCACCGCGACTTGGATTGTGTCGGTCCAAACCACGGCCCTCAGTCCTCCCTGCAGAATATGAAAGCTTTTCAAGATTTCAAACCCGCAACGCCATTTCAGCACAGATATAAAGTTACTACAATTTGTCCTCATTCAATATACCTGtttaaaattctttgaatttttctgattttccAGATTACAGAAAGTTATCATGTTCGTTAACGataacgaatattttttggtTTCATATAAAATTCCCCGGTTTTTCCCTTATGTTTCCCGTTTTGAGACATTCTTCTAGACATAGAAAAACCCTAAGCATATTATGCTGCAATTAATCAAACAAATATTACCGTAATTAAATTAGCGTTTTATCGACGAGACCCATGGAAACATACGTATTTCGATAAGCCGTCTAGAACGGACGTATCTCTGTCGACTCTACAAGACCTTTGTTTACACTTACTGTAGCATCTTTCGTGACACGTCCGTTCCAGCTGGCCGACGAAATACGTATGTTCTTAAATTGCGTGGCGAAATACGTCTGCTTCCACAGGACCCATCGATATATCTGACGAATTTAGAAACATCTCTGCAAGATTCAACTGTTAGCAAATATTATACCGTTctaaattcgaaaatcgaagaattgaaaatgaaaaactgaaatctCCAAAGTCTTCGcatatcaaaatatttcaacagcAGTTCTTATATAGTTTAACTACATGACTGTAAGCGAATTCTGGTCTAATTATGTCAAATTTGATATCCCAATTTAGGCTGTGGTGCCTAGTGTTAGCTGTGAGATTACTCTACATATTGCAGATAGTACCCATCGCAGATCAATGTCTCAATCAGTGTCTCTGCAGTGAACATGATATAGACATAGTATGCAAACCTACCAACACAGTGTAGAAGACGCATACCGCGCATACCACGCTTCCAATTAGATGAACGTTGATACCACTGACTGAAACAAACACggtacataataatatactaAAATATGTAGACTTATTGTataacatataaaaaaaataaaaaatcaaccgaAACAAAAACCACTTTTATGTATGAGAATTGGTATAAAGTACCTTGATTCAACGCCAAAGATGGAACGTAGACCACAATGGACTGGTACAGGACCTGAAATATAGATCatacgaaaaaatgtaatacatacatgtatacaaaattatttcaagttcgaatctaaaatatataatacgacAAATGCTGGAACGTCTTACCGCGTCAACGACGAAGATGAGAGATATTAGAATACGAACTTCTCTGCTGAATCTGATCTCGAGATACTGAAAGTTTTTGTAGAAGTTAATTAGGCTTCAGAATTATATGCCAAACTGATGGCTAAATAAAAGGTTAAAGAAATACAACCTCGTATGCAGAGTTTAGCCTAAGAACGAAGAATACGGGAAGATACACTTTCGCAACGGTAATTCCCGTAAAAAATATGCTGAATATCGTCACCCAGTACTGAGTTCCAAAATTGTATACTTCAGCCGGCGTTCCAAGTATCGTAATACCTGAAATAAAGCTACGTACGAGTTGCATTGCGGATTAAAATTCGCGCACATCGGTCGCATAGATTGTgatttcttcgccgatttgGTAATCAATCCAAATTAAATTTCTCCAGAAATCGCTTACCTGGCGATCAAGGAAGACGATACGGGAAGAAGACCCATGTGGTGTCCACCCAGGAGATATTCCTCCGTGTTGTACTTCTTACTTCTGAAGTAATGCCAAAGTCCTGCCGTTGCAGAGGCGCACAGCATTGCGATGAAGACGATCCAGTCACTCCAATGAAGGTACCAACGATCGGCCGGCATctaaaaatatggaaattcaagagggtttcaaaaaaaaaccaagcgAGAAAACgacaaaacaaattttgacCAATCATTCGGCCAGAATTTTACGCCTGTATCAATCTCTAGTTTCAGGTTTATCTCGCGGTAATCTGTAATTCGAATTGATCATAGCGACTTTTGGAAGGTAATCTACAGGCTTCCCCGAAAATACGAGAGCcgatttttgttcttttataACGGTAATACATACAGTTGCACGTGTAAATAAATCTTGGCATGACGTCGATCGATGGATGCTTGTTTCGAAATTCATACACGCGTATCGTCGGATTTAAAACTGGTAAAAGTGCCAACGTCCGTGACATTGGCGACATTGAGACTAGTTTAGGTTCACGGTCTCATCACTATGACTCGGCACAGCGAACGGCTCGAAATAATTTAGCCCTGCAAGCATTgcgtaatttcaattcatcggGTCAGCGGCAATACGTCGTTCGACTTGCTGACTGCAGGCGATCACAGCTACCGCAAAACCcgtaattaaaattatctATGTAAACCATGCAAACCATGCGATAGAACACTCTTAGGTATGTATTACACCGGACTGTgcacaaaatattttcacatgaCTTTGAACgtataggaaaaaaatataccaagATTCAAAACGATCATCGAATACTTTAAGCATATCGCAATATAACTATGACATAAAACTGTTTCCGCTTTTGTTGTTGAAATGCAAACACGATGCAGCAAAAATATCGTGttttgtgtatattatatgcgTACCTTTTCGAATAATCGAATTACTGGCTTTTGAGCAAATCCGAGGAGCTTTTATCTTCCCGGCGTATGTATCTTCTGTATCACAAAGTGCTAGTGAACGGGGGAGGCGGGCGCGTTCCTGCagcggtaacaattgttataattatcgATAGTTTGTATTACAAGCCGGAATGGTGATAGGTGTGAGGTCTAAACGTAATTGGCAACGGAAGGCGAGACATCCAGCCTCGCAGCGGTCAAGCTCCGGATTGCGAATTCAGCGACGCAAAGACGTACGCGGAGAATTTCGCCGCGGTCTAAATGCCTACAAGCGCAAAGTCCGTCTGTGCCTGGCGGCAAATTAATTTACTCGCCAATCaacattcgaaactttgccTGCGCAATTAAAGAGTCGATTACTAGGCGCACTCGATAGACGAAATCCCGTCTAATCATCTATCCTCATTTGTTACGATCGTCTGCGGGAAAAGCAGCTGGTCGCAGGTTTACGTAACC
This is a stretch of genomic DNA from Neodiprion fabricii isolate iyNeoFabr1 chromosome 2, iyNeoFabr1.1, whole genome shotgun sequence. It encodes these proteins:
- the LOC124176212 gene encoding sodium-coupled monocarboxylate transporter 1-like isoform X1; the encoded protein is MNFETSIHRSTSCQDLFTRATMPADRWYLHWSDWIVFIAMLCASATAGLWHYFRSKKYNTEEYLLGGHHMGLLPVSSSLIASFISGITILGTPAEVYNFGTQYWVTIFSIFFTGITVAKVYLPVFFVLRLNSAYEYLEIRFSREVRILISLIFVVDAVLYQSIVVYVPSLALNQVSGINVHLIGSVVCAVCVFYTVLGGLRAVVWTDTIQVAVMVAAVIVVTLLGTYQVGGPSEVWKRAVEAKRIEFLNLDPSPYTRHTLWTVSIGSWLYSTAYISVNQTMVQRYRTLPTMKTAKMAICVFTCGVISFISICCWCGLVLLAWWSPPRCDPRASGLVFADDQMLPAYVMEIAGHLHGIPGLFVAGIFGAALSTLSVGINSTSVVLLEDFVKGCFRQKPSDRCSTIFAKSVAILLGITALGFIFLVERLGGVLAVTGSLAAIAAGTSFGVFTLGMLFPWANSKGAFVGAIVGFTIAAWASLGANAATGAGQLRPKKLPVNLSQCPANVTENFLELFEHQGEEDVFPLYRLSYHLIAGLGAIVVIVVGNLVTLCTGPRNPRSVDRDMLSPVIHRWLPKQELGQDLGKWRQPVQDAVLHDAANDFLLGDLNRVDKPSVIVTTHPNDAHLQ
- the LOC124176212 gene encoding sodium-coupled monocarboxylate transporter 2-like isoform X3, coding for MPADRWYLHWSDWIVFIAMLCASATAGLWHYFRSKKYNTEEYLLGGHHMGLLPVSSSLIASFISGITILGTPAEVYNFGTQYWVTIFSIFFTGITVAKVYLPVFFVLRLNSAYEYLEIRFSREVRILISLIFVVDAVLYQSIVVYVPSLALNQVSGINVHLIGSVVCAVCVFYTVLGGLRAVVWTDTIQVAVMVAAVIVVTLLGTYQVGGPSEVWKRAVEAKRIEFLNLDPSPYTRHTLWTVSIGSWLYSTAYISVNQTMVQRYRTLPTMKTAKMAICVFTCGVISFISICCWCGLVLLAWWSPPRCDPRASGLVFADDQMLPAYVMEIAGHLHGIPGLFVAGIFGAALSTLSVGINSTSVVLLEDFVKGCFRQKPSDRCSTIFAKSVAILLGITALGFIFLVERLGGVLAVTGSLAAIAAGTSFGVFTLGMLFPWANSKGAFVGAIVGFTIAAWASLGANAATGAGQLRPKKLPVNLSQCPANVTENFLELFEHQGEEDVFPLYRLSYHLIAGLGAIVVIVVGNLVTLCTGPRNPRSVDRDMLSPVIHRWLPKQELGQDLGKWRQPVQDAVLHDAANDFLLGDLNRVDKPSVIVTTHPNDAHLQ
- the LOC124176212 gene encoding sodium-coupled monocarboxylate transporter 1-like isoform X2 — encoded protein: MIRRDFVYRVRLMPADRWYLHWSDWIVFIAMLCASATAGLWHYFRSKKYNTEEYLLGGHHMGLLPVSSSLIASFISGITILGTPAEVYNFGTQYWVTIFSIFFTGITVAKVYLPVFFVLRLNSAYEYLEIRFSREVRILISLIFVVDAVLYQSIVVYVPSLALNQVSGINVHLIGSVVCAVCVFYTVLGGLRAVVWTDTIQVAVMVAAVIVVTLLGTYQVGGPSEVWKRAVEAKRIEFLNLDPSPYTRHTLWTVSIGSWLYSTAYISVNQTMVQRYRTLPTMKTAKMAICVFTCGVISFISICCWCGLVLLAWWSPPRCDPRASGLVFADDQMLPAYVMEIAGHLHGIPGLFVAGIFGAALSTLSVGINSTSVVLLEDFVKGCFRQKPSDRCSTIFAKSVAILLGITALGFIFLVERLGGVLAVTGSLAAIAAGTSFGVFTLGMLFPWANSKGAFVGAIVGFTIAAWASLGANAATGAGQLRPKKLPVNLSQCPANVTENFLELFEHQGEEDVFPLYRLSYHLIAGLGAIVVIVVGNLVTLCTGPRNPRSVDRDMLSPVIHRWLPKQELGQDLGKWRQPVQDAVLHDAANDFLLGDLNRVDKPSVIVTTHPNDAHLQ